A portion of the Betta splendens chromosome 2, fBetSpl5.4, whole genome shotgun sequence genome contains these proteins:
- the LOC114842055 gene encoding C-X-C chemokine receptor type 1, with the protein MSITFHFKIDYNDTDYNDTYLDDDTSPCYMKLLEPTAAVTFSAINIIIFLLAIPGNLLVGWVIGSSRLALTPSDVYLFHLTIADGLMALTIPFKSVELIQGWIFGDFMCKLVSLVFETNFYTSIIFLACISVDRYLVIVCASETLKSRRRMCSWILCAAVWALGVAFSLPSLFNEVSKLHNDSNILTCSESFTLGSATSWRLATRGFRHLFGFLLPLFVMITCYSVTISRLLLTRGFQKHRAMKVIIVVVIAFLLCWTPYHLTMIVDTLMRGSLIPFDCAKRTSVTAAFRVTHSLALFHSCINPLLYAFVGERFRKKMMQLLDRKLRQERSSLSRFSRSTSQTSEASGMVF; encoded by the coding sequence ATGTCCATCACTTTCCACTTCAAGATTGATTACAACGACACTGACTACAACGATACCTACCTTGATGATGACACATCGCCATGTTACATGAAACTGCTGGAACCTACAGCAGCTGTGACCTTCTCTGCCATCAACATTATCATCTTCCTACTGGCAATACCAGGAAACCTGTTGGTGGGGTGGGTGATtggctccagcaggctggcgcTGACGCCTTCCGACGTGTACTTGTTTCATCTGACAATTGCAGATGGTTTGATGGCCCTCACCATTCCGTTCAAGTCTGTTGAGTTGATCCAAGGATGGATATTCGGAGACTTCATGTGCAAACTCGTCAGCCTCGTCTTCGAAACCAACTTCTACACCAGCATTATCTTCCTGGCCTGCATTAGTGTTGACCGGTACCTTGTGATCGTGTGTGCCAGCGAGACGCTGAAGAGTCGCAGGAGGATGTGCAGCTGGATCCTGTGCGCAGCAGTGTGGGCCCTCGGAGTCGCTTTCTCGCTGCCATCACTTTTCAATGAGGTCTCTAAGTTGCACAATGACTCAAACATATTAACCTGCTCTGAAAGCTTTACGCTGGGCAGTGCCACTTCATGGAGACTGGCCACGCGTGGGTTCCGCCACCTTTTTGGCTTTTTGCTCCCTCTGTTTGTCATGATAACCTGCTACAGCGTCACCATATCAAGGCTGCTGCTCACCCGTGGTTTCCAGAAGCACCGGGCCATGAAAGTGATCATAGTGGTCGTGATTGCGTTTTTATTGTGCTGGACACCGTACCACCTAACCATGATCGTAGACACACTCATGAGGGGATCTTTAATACCATTTGACTGTGCAAAGAGGACGTCAGTGACTGCAGCTTTCAGGGTGACCCACAGCCTGGCTCTGTTCCACAGCTGCATTAACCCCCTACTCTATGCATTTGTTGGGGAGAGGTTCAGGAAGAAAATGATGCAGCTGCTTGACAGGAAACTCAGACAAGAGCGGTCATCATTGTCAAGGTTCAGCAGGTCCACGTCTCAGACTTCAGAAGCAAGTGGAATGGTTTTCTGA